A window of Mercenaria mercenaria strain notata unplaced genomic scaffold, MADL_Memer_1 contig_3915, whole genome shotgun sequence contains these coding sequences:
- the LOC123560232 gene encoding uncharacterized protein LOC123560232, which translates to MEPAFRRSVSGKLSLADTTEAISIRSENRGRDYTKALPAAVVRKRAEAAVRRMNGDLNNKIHLLGQFTIQFGQFRNETFKWLVSNSLGYAAFIVVSSQNDPASADERWVNKMALKNYLSLFPEGLEAINIKKLEKQGRQAPAKPQSKLVEAATDLMSDTDDNELSAMAEKIEFDLQAVDAEA; encoded by the exons ATGGAGCCAGCTTTTAGGAGGTCTGTCTCCGGGAAGCTCTCGTTGGCAGACACTACTGAAGCCATTTCCATTAGGAGTGAGAACAGAGGGAGGGATTATACCAAGGCATTGCCTGCTGCAGTTGTCAGGAAACGTGCTGAGGCTGCAGTCAGACGTATGAATGGTGATTTAAACAACAAAATCCATTTGCTTGGACAGTTCACCATACAGTTCGGGCAGTTCAG aaatgaaacGTTCAAGTGGCTTGTCTCCAATTCTCTGGGATATGCAGCTTTTATAGTGGTTTCATCTCAGAATGATCCAGCATCCGCTGATGAACGATGGGTAAATAAGATGGCACTCAAGAATTACCTGAGTTTATTCCCAGAGGGACTAGAGGCTATCAACATCAAGAAGTTAGAGAAGCAGGGTCGTCAGGCGCCTGCCAAACCCCAGTCTAAACTGGTTGAAG CTGCCACTGATCTGATGTCTGACACAGATGACAACGAGTTGTCTGCGATGGCGGAGAAGATCGAATTTGACCTTCAAG CTGTAGATGCTGAGGCctaa